The proteins below come from a single uncultured Dethiosulfovibrio sp. genomic window:
- the rpsK gene encoding 30S ribosomal protein S11 yields the protein MAKRIQRRGKKKEKKNISYGVAHVFSTFNNTIVSITDKGGAVIAWASGGNVGFKGTRKSTPFAAQIASQQAAKVAQDHGLKEVDVVVKGPGPGRESAIRALQGAGIQVNSIKDATPIPHNGCRPPKRRRV from the coding sequence GTGGCCAAGCGTATACAGCGTAGAGGCAAAAAGAAAGAGAAAAAGAACATATCCTACGGTGTAGCTCATGTTTTCTCCACCTTCAACAACACCATCGTGAGCATCACCGATAAAGGCGGAGCGGTCATAGCCTGGGCCTCCGGCGGAAACGTCGGATTCAAAGGTACCAGAAAATCCACTCCTTTCGCAGCACAGATCGCGTCCCAGCAGGCCGCTAAAGTCGCCCAAGATCACGGTCTGAAAGAGGTCGACGTGGTGGTCAAGGGCCCCGGCCCTGGTCGTGAGTCGGCCATCCGAGCCCTTCAGGGTGCGGGCATCCAGGTCAACAGCATAAAAGACGCCACCCCCATACCTCACAATGGGTGCCGTCCTCCCAAAAGACGTCGCGTATAG
- a CDS encoding adenylate kinase, whose product MRIILIGPPGAGKGTQAEKIVERHGVAHISTGDILRANVKAGTELGVKAKGYMDSGGLVPDDLIIEMVESRLQEKDCEKGFLLDGFPRTVPQAEALDQLLNRLNIALDGVILLDVDDETVVKRLSGRRMCRGCGKIFNVSYKPSSKGDICDSCDGQLYQRDDDHESVIRNRLEVYHEQTAPLVTYYLAREQLFKVDAVRGDDVPDKIDAIVGRS is encoded by the coding sequence ATGAGGATTATACTCATCGGCCCTCCTGGAGCCGGCAAAGGAACCCAGGCGGAAAAAATCGTTGAGCGACACGGAGTGGCTCATATCTCCACCGGCGATATTCTCAGGGCCAACGTAAAAGCGGGTACTGAGCTGGGCGTAAAGGCGAAGGGATACATGGACTCAGGGGGGCTCGTCCCTGATGACCTGATCATAGAGATGGTCGAGTCCAGGCTTCAGGAGAAAGACTGCGAAAAAGGCTTTCTCCTGGACGGATTCCCCAGGACGGTCCCTCAGGCAGAGGCTCTGGACCAGCTACTTAACAGGCTAAACATAGCCCTGGATGGGGTTATACTGCTGGATGTAGACGATGAAACCGTCGTCAAGAGACTCTCTGGCCGCCGGATGTGCAGAGGTTGTGGGAAGATCTTCAACGTGTCCTACAAACCATCCTCGAAAGGGGATATTTGCGACAGCTGCGATGGACAGCTTTACCAGAGAGACGACGACCACGAATCTGTCATCAGGAACAGGCTGGAGGTCTATCACGAACAGACTGCGCCGTTAGTGACCTACTACCTCGCCAGGGAACAGCTATTTAAAGTGGATGCGGTAAGAGGCGACGACGTGCCGGATAAGATCGACGCTATTGTCGGACGGTCCTGA
- a CDS encoding energy-coupling factor transporter transmembrane component T, with translation MKFLDNMSFGQYVPADSPVHRADPRCKIVSVIALVTGVFMVKEPLGFSLWALILLALSQISRIGISMMLRTVRPVMILILFTAFINVFFTSGIPLWELGPLSITEEGIRMGIYMSLRLLFLVLFANLLTLTTSPMALADGIESLLSPFKRIGVPAHEIAMMMTIALRFIPTLLNETDRIMKAQLARGADLDRGGLIRRLRAFIPVLIPLFVIVFQRADDLAVAMEARCYRGGGGRSRMKPFIWSWRDGLSLAFVIISVVTVTVLERWLNL, from the coding sequence GTGAAATTTCTGGATAACATGAGCTTTGGACAGTACGTTCCTGCCGACTCCCCTGTCCACAGAGCTGATCCAAGGTGTAAAATAGTCTCGGTAATCGCCCTGGTAACAGGGGTCTTTATGGTCAAAGAGCCCTTAGGTTTCTCCTTATGGGCACTCATACTGCTGGCTTTATCCCAGATCTCTCGAATAGGGATCTCCATGATGCTCAGAACCGTCCGACCTGTGATGATACTCATCTTGTTTACAGCGTTTATCAACGTATTCTTCACATCAGGCATACCTCTTTGGGAACTCGGACCTCTGTCGATAACGGAAGAAGGTATAAGGATGGGAATCTACATGTCCCTCAGATTATTGTTTCTCGTCCTTTTCGCCAATTTGCTAACCTTAACCACTAGCCCTATGGCACTGGCGGACGGAATAGAATCTCTACTGTCGCCCTTCAAGAGAATAGGCGTGCCGGCTCACGAGATAGCCATGATGATGACCATAGCCCTCAGATTCATCCCGACCCTTCTCAACGAAACCGACAGGATAATGAAAGCCCAGCTGGCTAGAGGGGCGGACCTGGATAGAGGGGGCCTCATCAGGCGACTCAGGGCCTTTATACCGGTTCTGATACCCCTTTTCGTGATAGTATTTCAAAGAGCCGACGATCTCGCTGTGGCGATGGAAGCCCGGTGTTACAGAGGTGGAGGAGGACGGAGTAGAATGAAGCCTTTCATCTGGAGCTGGAGGGATGGTCTATCACTCGCCTTTGTGATAATCTCCGTAGTGACCGTAACCGTGTTGGAGAGGTGGTTAAACCTTTGA
- the infA gene encoding translation initiation factor IF-1, producing the protein MSNKDDVIQVRGVVVEPLPNAMFRVKLENEHKVLAHVSGKMRMHFIRILPGDKVLVELSPYDLTRGRIIYRYK; encoded by the coding sequence ATGTCCAACAAAGACGATGTCATCCAAGTTCGCGGAGTAGTCGTAGAGCCCCTGCCTAACGCCATGTTTCGGGTAAAGCTGGAGAACGAACACAAAGTACTGGCACACGTGTCCGGTAAAATGCGTATGCACTTTATCCGTATACTACCAGGCGATAAAGTTCTCGTAGAGCTTTCACCTTACGACTTGACAAGAGGGCGAATCATCTATAGATATAAGTAG
- the rpsM gene encoding 30S ribosomal protein S13: protein MARIAGVDLPREKRVEIGLTYIFGIGLTSSQKILAKVGVNPDTRVKDLTEEEAQSLRTEILANYMVEGDLRREVTMNIKRLMDIGCYRGIRHRQGLPLRGQRTKTNARTRKGPKRTVAGKKK, encoded by the coding sequence ATGGCCCGTATTGCAGGAGTCGATCTGCCAAGGGAAAAGAGAGTTGAGATAGGTCTAACCTACATCTTCGGCATAGGACTTACGTCCTCTCAGAAGATACTTGCCAAGGTAGGGGTTAACCCCGACACCAGGGTAAAGGACCTCACCGAAGAGGAGGCCCAGTCTCTCCGCACGGAGATACTTGCCAACTACATGGTGGAGGGAGACCTTCGCCGTGAGGTAACCATGAACATAAAACGTCTCATGGACATAGGATGTTACAGAGGGATTCGCCACAGACAGGGGCTTCCTCTTAGAGGCCAGAGGACCAAGACCAACGCAAGAACCAGAAAAGGTCCGAAACGCACCGTTGCCGGCAAGAAGAAGTAG
- a CDS encoding ATP-binding cassette domain-containing protein, with the protein MSISIDNLGHVYHRGTPLEVTALRGITLDVSQGSWISIVGHTGSGKSTLAQHMNALLLPHSGTLKVDGLSVSSKKDLREIRKKVGLVFQYPEQQLFAETVKEELSFGPKNWGINENLDDLSESVLEQVGLDSTYMDRSPFKLSGGEKRRVAIASVLAVKPSYLVLDEPTAGLDASGRGHLLSLLKKVHRQGTAIIMVTHDLEIALELSDRIIALQLGEVVHSGTPEDTSLYISSSPVPGLILPDVAKLWVQLSLKGMKLPFSCDPTVLANSVEEKRKGAPK; encoded by the coding sequence ATGTCCATCTCCATAGATAATTTAGGTCACGTATACCACCGAGGAACCCCTCTGGAGGTGACAGCCCTCCGGGGTATAACCCTGGACGTATCTCAAGGTTCCTGGATCTCCATCGTTGGTCATACAGGAAGTGGTAAATCGACTTTGGCACAGCATATGAACGCCCTTTTGCTCCCTCACTCGGGAACCCTAAAGGTGGATGGACTATCGGTGTCCTCCAAAAAGGATCTGAGGGAGATAAGAAAAAAAGTTGGACTGGTGTTTCAATATCCTGAACAACAGCTCTTTGCGGAGACCGTAAAGGAAGAACTCTCCTTTGGACCTAAAAACTGGGGAATAAATGAAAATTTGGATGATCTCTCCGAAAGCGTTCTGGAACAGGTAGGCCTGGATAGTACCTACATGGATCGATCGCCCTTCAAACTATCTGGCGGTGAAAAAAGGAGGGTCGCCATAGCCTCGGTCCTGGCGGTAAAACCCTCTTACCTCGTGCTGGACGAGCCGACCGCAGGGCTGGACGCATCGGGAAGAGGACACCTCCTCTCGCTCCTCAAAAAAGTCCACCGTCAGGGAACGGCTATAATAATGGTCACACACGACCTTGAGATAGCTCTAGAGCTCAGCGACAGGATAATCGCCCTTCAACTAGGGGAGGTGGTCCACTCAGGTACTCCGGAGGACACATCTCTCTACATATCCTCAAGCCCTGTTCCAGGACTAATTCTCCCTGACGTAGCCAAACTATGGGTCCAATTGAGTTTAAAGGGAATGAAGTTACCCTTCTCCTGCGATCCTACCGTGCTGGCGAACAGTGTAGAGGAAAAAAGAAAAGGAGCCCCAAAGTGA
- the rplO gene encoding 50S ribosomal protein L15 — translation MNLNDLHPAPGTKRKAKRVGCGIGCGNGKTSGRGHKGQKSRSGGGVRPGFEGGQMPLVRRTPKRGFSNFRFGTSYQVINLDLLEDRFDAGSVVTAIELEAKRLIRSKDGLVKVLAKGDLTKALTVRANAFSAEAIKKIESAGGKAEVI, via the coding sequence GTGAATCTCAACGACCTGCACCCTGCACCGGGAACAAAGCGGAAGGCTAAAAGGGTCGGCTGTGGCATAGGCTGCGGCAACGGCAAGACCTCCGGACGTGGACACAAAGGACAGAAATCCAGAAGCGGTGGCGGTGTTCGCCCCGGATTTGAGGGAGGCCAGATGCCTCTTGTCCGTAGAACCCCCAAAAGAGGGTTCAGCAACTTCCGTTTCGGAACATCCTACCAGGTAATCAATCTAGACCTTCTGGAGGATCGCTTTGACGCCGGTTCGGTAGTTACCGCCATCGAGCTGGAGGCTAAGCGTCTCATCCGTAGTAAGGATGGCCTGGTTAAAGTCTTGGCGAAGGGAGATCTGACCAAGGCCCTTACCGTTCGAGCCAACGCCTTCAGTGCTGAGGCCATAAAGAAGATCGAGTCTGCCGGCGGGAAAGCCGAGGTGATCTGA
- a CDS encoding DNA-directed RNA polymerase subunit alpha: MRPEIRVEECSATSARVVIGPLERGFGVTLGNALRRVLLSSIKGAAITSVRIDGVVHEFSTIPGVEEDVIELLLNLKHIPIRSHCPEVRVLRLDVEGERKVTAADFQPDSDIEFVDPEAYICTLAEGTRLSLEVYIEQGVGYASNDRPRPNYLPVDALLIDAIFTPIQRVKYEVQAERVGQKTDYEKIVMNVVTDGVVAPDVAVAEAAKLLRKYFTIVVEDIQKLHPSEQPVIDEADVPQVEAKEDGVDDALEKEENTLFSRGVRDLELSIRSENCLLRGGIHTIGDLVSRAKDDLLKIRNLGKISLKEIEEKLENLGLSLQNDRAGDTTDKEDESE, encoded by the coding sequence ATGAGGCCTGAAATCCGAGTTGAAGAATGTTCGGCAACCAGTGCCAGGGTCGTCATCGGTCCCTTGGAACGAGGCTTTGGCGTTACCTTAGGGAACGCCCTGAGGCGGGTGTTGCTGTCCTCCATTAAAGGGGCCGCTATAACCTCTGTGCGCATTGACGGCGTCGTCCATGAGTTCAGCACCATCCCTGGAGTCGAAGAAGACGTAATAGAACTGCTGCTGAACCTGAAGCACATTCCTATAAGGTCTCACTGTCCCGAAGTCAGGGTGCTGAGGCTCGACGTAGAGGGAGAACGAAAGGTAACAGCCGCCGACTTTCAGCCCGATAGCGACATAGAATTTGTCGATCCCGAGGCCTACATATGCACCTTGGCCGAGGGAACCAGACTGTCCCTGGAGGTCTACATAGAGCAAGGCGTAGGATACGCCTCCAACGACCGTCCCAGGCCCAACTATCTTCCTGTGGACGCCCTCCTGATCGACGCTATCTTTACCCCCATTCAGAGGGTAAAGTACGAAGTTCAGGCGGAGAGGGTCGGCCAGAAGACGGACTACGAAAAAATAGTAATGAATGTGGTCACCGACGGGGTTGTAGCCCCTGACGTGGCTGTCGCCGAGGCTGCCAAGCTTCTTCGTAAATACTTCACCATAGTCGTAGAGGACATACAGAAGCTTCACCCGTCGGAACAGCCCGTCATCGATGAAGCGGATGTACCTCAGGTCGAAGCCAAAGAAGATGGGGTAGATGACGCTTTGGAGAAAGAGGAAAACACCCTTTTCTCTAGAGGTGTTCGAGACCTGGAGCTTTCCATAAGAAGCGAGAACTGTCTCCTTCGAGGGGGCATTCACACCATCGGCGATCTGGTGAGTCGAGCAAAGGACGATCTCCTGAAGATCAGAAACCTCGGCAAAATTTCCCTGAAGGAGATCGAGGAAAAACTGGAAAACCTCGGTCTCTCCCTCCAGAACGACAGGGCTGGAGACACAACGGACAAGGAGGACGAGTCTGAATGA
- the rpsE gene encoding 30S ribosomal protein S5 translates to MNGRQTSSDMLERVVAINRVSKVVKGGKRFRFSVLVVVGDGENKVGVGMGKAREISEAVRKGIESAKKDLRTVKKVGKTIPHPILGRFGAAEVLLKPAAPGTGVIAGGVVRAIMELGGVKDVLTKVVGRTNNPINVARATLDAVGAMRTPDEILALRGKKRTQEAE, encoded by the coding sequence ATGAACGGTAGACAGACCAGTTCCGATATGCTGGAGCGAGTCGTTGCCATTAACCGTGTCAGCAAGGTCGTCAAAGGCGGAAAAAGATTCCGTTTCAGCGTCCTTGTTGTAGTCGGAGACGGCGAAAATAAAGTAGGAGTAGGCATGGGTAAGGCCCGAGAGATATCCGAGGCCGTCAGAAAGGGAATCGAGTCCGCCAAGAAGGACCTTCGTACAGTCAAGAAGGTCGGCAAGACCATTCCCCATCCCATACTGGGTAGATTCGGTGCCGCCGAAGTCCTGCTCAAGCCTGCCGCCCCCGGTACTGGAGTTATCGCCGGTGGTGTTGTCCGTGCCATCATGGAGCTCGGCGGGGTCAAAGACGTCCTCACCAAAGTTGTAGGACGTACCAACAACCCAATCAACGTCGCCAGGGCAACCCTGGACGCTGTGGGCGCCATGAGAACCCCTGACGAAATCCTGGCTCTCCGCGGTAAAAAGCGGACCCAGGAGGCCGAATAG
- the map gene encoding type I methionyl aminopeptidase, which yields MISIKKNQEIEKMRRAGRIVADVIMLLREMIRPGISTADIDRAAEDYIRKSGAYPSEKGYVVPGIPTPYPASVCASINDEVVHGIPSEDRYLENGDIVSVDIMACLEGYHGDACYTYSVGEISRERKALLEITRRSLDRAVDAARSGNTLGDIGHAVESLIIPAGYGLVREYSGHGIGKRPHEAPMVPNYGRPGRGITLKPGMTLAIEPMVMAGREELISGADGWLVSTADGSDAAHFERTVLITDGNPEILTPWED from the coding sequence ATGATCTCCATAAAAAAGAACCAGGAAATAGAGAAAATGCGCCGGGCTGGCCGAATAGTGGCCGACGTGATCATGCTCCTTCGGGAGATGATCCGGCCCGGCATATCCACCGCCGATATAGACAGGGCAGCGGAGGACTACATCCGGAAATCGGGAGCCTACCCCTCTGAAAAGGGATATGTAGTTCCAGGCATCCCGACCCCTTACCCCGCATCCGTGTGCGCCTCCATAAACGACGAGGTTGTCCATGGGATCCCCAGCGAGGACCGGTACCTTGAAAACGGTGATATCGTCAGCGTCGACATAATGGCCTGTTTAGAGGGCTATCATGGAGATGCCTGTTATACCTACTCTGTGGGAGAGATCTCCAGGGAGAGGAAAGCCCTTCTGGAAATCACCAGAAGGAGTCTGGATAGGGCAGTGGACGCCGCCAGATCGGGCAACACCTTAGGCGACATAGGCCATGCGGTGGAATCGTTGATTATCCCGGCAGGCTACGGCCTGGTCAGGGAATACTCGGGCCACGGCATAGGCAAAAGACCTCACGAGGCACCTATGGTGCCTAACTACGGTCGTCCCGGTAGAGGAATAACCCTCAAGCCCGGCATGACGTTGGCCATAGAGCCTATGGTCATGGCTGGCCGAGAGGAACTCATATCGGGAGCCGATGGCTGGTTAGTCTCTACCGCCGACGGATCCGATGCGGCCCACTTTGAGAGAACGGTGCTTATCACCGATGGGAACCCTGAAATCCTGACTCCCTGGGAAGACTAA
- the rpmD gene encoding 50S ribosomal protein L30 gives MAKLLITWRKSAIGRPPRQGRTVKALGLKKLNSTVIHEDTPQIRGMVAKVAHLVECSPIEE, from the coding sequence ATGGCTAAACTTCTCATCACCTGGAGAAAAAGCGCAATAGGCCGTCCTCCCAGACAGGGTAGAACGGTAAAGGCCCTAGGGCTTAAAAAACTGAACTCGACGGTGATCCACGAGGACACCCCTCAGATAAGAGGCATGGTGGCCAAGGTGGCTCATCTGGTTGAGTGTTCGCCAATTGAGGAATAA
- the secY gene encoding preprotein translocase subunit SecY, whose product MIDSFRDAFRLPDLKRRILFTLGMLFVFRLGAHVPTPGIDSAAMAHLFEGGGVLGFLDMFAGGALRRFSIFALGVAPYINASIVMQLLVVVFPALEKMQKEGPEGQKKIIQITRLSAVGFAAIQAIGMVLWLERIGVFTGGLFYMITAMFTIVAGAVAVMWLGEEISDHGIGNGISLLIFAGIVARLPEAVIRTWSMIRLGEIHVLVILLSIMVMVAVIAGCIVLQEGQRRLPVQYAKKVVGNKVYGGQSTFIPLKVNQGGVMPIIFASSILIFPYTVLKFFSGDFAVRLQNMMAPGSPVYTVLYVLLILFFAYFYTAMVFNPADIANNMKKYGGFILGIRPGKPTSDYIEKVMSRITLGGATFLAVIALIPNLMTNLMGITTFYFGGTAVLIVVGVALDLVHQIEGKLLMRHYEGILKRRNGAAGAGLLRF is encoded by the coding sequence GTGATCGACTCCTTCCGTGATGCATTCAGGCTTCCTGACCTTAAGAGGAGGATACTCTTCACCTTAGGTATGCTCTTCGTCTTTAGGCTGGGAGCTCACGTTCCTACCCCCGGAATAGACTCGGCCGCTATGGCCCATCTTTTTGAGGGAGGCGGAGTTCTTGGATTCCTGGACATGTTCGCCGGAGGTGCTCTGAGGCGCTTTAGCATATTCGCCCTCGGGGTAGCCCCTTACATCAACGCCAGCATCGTCATGCAGCTACTGGTAGTAGTGTTCCCGGCTCTTGAAAAAATGCAAAAGGAAGGACCGGAAGGACAGAAGAAGATCATCCAGATAACCAGGTTGAGTGCCGTCGGGTTCGCTGCGATTCAGGCTATAGGTATGGTCCTCTGGCTTGAGCGGATAGGGGTATTCACCGGTGGTCTCTTCTATATGATCACGGCTATGTTTACCATAGTCGCCGGAGCTGTGGCCGTCATGTGGCTTGGCGAGGAAATCTCCGATCACGGAATAGGAAACGGTATATCTCTGCTGATCTTCGCTGGAATCGTCGCCAGGCTTCCTGAGGCTGTGATCAGGACATGGAGCATGATCCGTCTTGGAGAGATCCACGTTCTGGTTATACTCCTCAGCATAATGGTCATGGTAGCTGTAATCGCTGGATGTATCGTCCTTCAGGAAGGTCAGCGTCGTCTACCTGTGCAGTACGCCAAAAAAGTCGTGGGAAACAAAGTCTACGGCGGACAGAGCACCTTCATACCGTTAAAGGTCAACCAGGGAGGGGTAATGCCGATAATCTTCGCATCCTCTATCCTTATATTTCCCTACACGGTACTGAAGTTCTTCTCCGGTGACTTTGCGGTCAGGCTTCAGAACATGATGGCTCCCGGGAGTCCGGTTTATACCGTTCTCTACGTGCTCCTTATCCTGTTCTTCGCCTACTTCTACACCGCCATGGTGTTCAACCCTGCGGACATAGCTAACAACATGAAGAAGTACGGCGGGTTTATTCTCGGTATACGCCCCGGCAAACCGACGTCTGATTACATTGAGAAGGTAATGTCTCGGATCACCCTGGGAGGGGCGACCTTCCTCGCTGTGATAGCCCTGATACCGAACTTGATGACCAACCTGATGGGAATAACCACCTTCTACTTCGGTGGAACAGCGGTCCTAATCGTTGTCGGAGTGGCCCTTGACCTGGTACACCAGATAGAGGGTAAGCTTTTGATGAGACATTACGAGGGAATCCTCAAGCGTCGTAACGGTGCCGCTGGAGCGGGACTTTTGAGGTTCTAG
- a CDS encoding energy-coupling factor transporter ATPase, which translates to MDEISIASLQGICYSYMEVGNLALDGIDLEVQRGDWVALLGGNGSGKSTLAKHFNALLIPMQGACFISGMDSKEEKNLWEIRKTVSMVFQNPENQIVSTVVEDDTAFGPENLGLPTEEIRARVDRALKIAGLWDKADVASYTLSGGQKQRLAIAGAIAMDTPCIVLDEPTAMLDPQGRKEVMDLLKSLHSKGTTIIHITHRLEEIESATKVVVLKKGKTQWTGTPEELFLREELEAWGLELPPMISLWRNLVKKGVIDKDIPPEPERLVQALCPSP; encoded by the coding sequence ATGGACGAAATCTCCATTGCCTCTCTCCAAGGTATCTGTTATTCCTACATGGAGGTAGGCAATCTTGCCCTCGACGGAATAGATCTCGAGGTGCAAAGGGGCGACTGGGTTGCCCTACTAGGGGGCAACGGCTCCGGAAAGTCCACGCTGGCTAAACACTTCAACGCCCTGCTCATTCCGATGCAGGGCGCTTGTTTTATCTCCGGTATGGACAGCAAAGAGGAAAAAAACCTCTGGGAAATAAGAAAAACCGTCTCCATGGTATTTCAGAACCCGGAGAACCAGATAGTGTCCACGGTGGTGGAGGACGACACCGCCTTTGGACCTGAGAACCTTGGCCTTCCTACGGAGGAAATAAGGGCCAGGGTCGATAGAGCTTTGAAAATAGCTGGACTGTGGGATAAGGCGGACGTGGCCTCCTATACCCTCTCAGGAGGACAGAAACAGAGACTGGCCATAGCGGGAGCTATCGCCATGGACACTCCCTGTATAGTGCTGGACGAACCTACCGCCATGCTCGATCCCCAGGGACGGAAAGAGGTAATGGATTTATTGAAATCCCTTCACAGCAAAGGGACGACCATTATCCACATAACTCACAGACTGGAAGAGATAGAGAGTGCCACTAAGGTAGTCGTGCTTAAAAAAGGCAAAACCCAGTGGACCGGAACCCCTGAGGAACTTTTCTTGAGGGAAGAGCTTGAGGCCTGGGGTCTTGAGCTTCCCCCTATGATATCCCTATGGCGAAATCTTGTAAAAAAGGGAGTAATAGACAAAGACATCCCTCCCGAGCCGGAAAGGCTGGTACAGGCTCTATGTCCATCTCCATAG
- the rplQ gene encoding 50S ribosomal protein L17, with amino-acid sequence MRHRVDRRKLGRPGSHRRAMLANLVASLILEESIETTVTRAKEVRRVAEKIITRARGGSLHDRRIVISRLNHKAAVNKLFDDVAKRYTERPGGYTRIVRTGYRNGDASPMAVIALV; translated from the coding sequence ATGAGACATCGAGTGGATAGAAGAAAACTCGGTCGCCCTGGCAGCCATCGTAGGGCCATGTTGGCCAACCTGGTAGCCAGCCTGATCCTCGAAGAGAGCATCGAGACCACGGTGACCAGAGCAAAAGAGGTGCGCCGGGTGGCGGAGAAAATAATCACCAGGGCCAGAGGTGGTTCCCTTCATGACAGAAGGATCGTCATATCGAGGCTGAACCACAAGGCCGCGGTCAACAAGCTTTTTGACGACGTGGCCAAGCGCTATACCGAGCGTCCCGGTGGATACACCCGTATCGTCCGTACAGGGTATCGGAACGGCGACGCCTCTCCTATGGCGGTCATCGCACTGGTTTAG
- the rpmJ gene encoding 50S ribosomal protein L36: MKVKSSVKPMCEHCRIIKRRGVVRVICSRDPRHKQRQGARR, translated from the coding sequence ATGAAAGTTAAATCTTCGGTTAAACCGATGTGCGAACATTGTCGTATAATCAAGCGAAGAGGCGTGGTCCGAGTTATATGCAGTAGGGATCCTCGTCACAAGCAGCGCCAGGGAGCGAGGAGGTAA
- the rplR gene encoding 50S ribosomal protein L18 has protein sequence MIKMKSRNTMRVVRHNRLRKRLAGTPERPRMSVFRSLSEIYVQIIDDAAGRTLVSASTIDKALRSELSSHGTVEAAKAVGTLVARRALEKGITEVVFDRGGHMFHGRVKALAEAARESGLKL, from the coding sequence ATGATCAAAATGAAAAGCAGAAACACCATGAGGGTCGTCCGGCACAATCGCCTGAGGAAAAGGCTTGCCGGAACCCCCGAGCGCCCCAGGATGTCGGTATTCAGGAGCCTCAGCGAGATCTACGTCCAGATCATAGACGATGCCGCTGGGCGTACCCTGGTGTCCGCCTCCACCATAGACAAGGCTCTCAGGTCCGAGCTCTCGAGTCACGGAACCGTTGAGGCCGCCAAGGCTGTCGGAACTCTGGTAGCCCGCAGGGCTCTGGAGAAAGGCATCACCGAAGTGGTCTTCGACAGAGGCGGTCATATGTTTCACGGTCGCGTAAAAGCGTTGGCCGAGGCCGCTCGCGAGTCGGGCCTTAAGCTGTAA
- the rplF gene encoding 50S ribosomal protein L6: protein MSRIGRKIIALPNGASVDVANDKIVVKGPKGELSMPVIEDISLQVADGTVSVQRANEMKKTKAAHGMVRAMVQNMVTGVVDGYETKLEIVGVGYKAQMQGKDLLLNLGFSHPVVHEAPEGIEFATDGPTRISVKGIDKQVVGQTAAIIRGYRPPEPYKGKGIRYQGEHIIRKAGKAGSK from the coding sequence CTAACGGAGCTTCCGTGGACGTGGCGAACGATAAAATCGTCGTTAAGGGACCTAAGGGAGAGCTCTCTATGCCTGTCATAGAGGATATCTCCCTTCAGGTGGCCGACGGCACCGTCTCGGTCCAGAGGGCCAACGAGATGAAGAAGACCAAAGCCGCCCACGGCATGGTCAGAGCTATGGTCCAGAACATGGTGACCGGTGTCGTCGATGGTTATGAGACCAAGCTTGAGATCGTAGGGGTTGGCTACAAGGCTCAGATGCAGGGCAAAGACCTTCTTCTTAACCTTGGCTTCTCCCATCCCGTTGTCCATGAGGCACCGGAGGGTATCGAGTTTGCCACCGACGGTCCTACCAGGATAAGCGTCAAAGGCATAGACAAACAGGTGGTCGGTCAGACCGCCGCTATCATCAGAGGTTATCGTCCGCCTGAGCCCTACAAGGGCAAGGGAATTCGCTACCAGGGCGAGCACATAATCCGCAAAGCCGGCAAAGCCGGATCCAAATAG